In a genomic window of Pseudoliparis swirei isolate HS2019 ecotype Mariana Trench chromosome 20, NWPU_hadal_v1, whole genome shotgun sequence:
- the LOC130210468 gene encoding uncharacterized membrane protein C3orf80 homolog, translating to MMSRVPGGGRTTGTFLSACLFSACQALRNCGEVQCGDGHQCCPPIVTGNGSSAVHCCKLPIHIFFDNVGWFTRKLSGILILLLLFAMGYFIQRIICPRPRRHPANDRSEEPSLFHGGHPSVSQDSLLDRYPEYSLGDFASPNLPAYDEVKNLPTYEESMQEMHRDRSDDNLLSGSERGGEGRGRAAGPRAGDQRRDVLEGSGPQRSPRTCRNSV from the coding sequence ATGATGTCCCGTGTGCCGGGCGGCGGCAGGACAACCGGCACCTTTTTGTCTGCTTGTCTGTTCTCCGCGTGTCAAGCCCTTCGGAATTGCGGGGAGGTCCAGTGCGGCGATGGCCACCAGTGCTGCCCGCCCATCGTCACTGGGAACGGCAGCTCCGCGGTGCACTGCTGCAAGCTCCCCATCCACATCTTCTTCGACAACGTCGGCTGGTTCACGCGGAAGCTGTCGGGCATCCTGATCCTGTTGCTGCTTTTCGCCATGGGCTACTTCATTCAGCGGATCATCTGCCCGCGGCCCCGCCGCCACCCAGCCAATGACCGCAGCGAGGAGCCCTCCCTCTTTCACGGGGGGCACCCGTCGGTGTCCCAGGACTCCCTACTGGACCGGTACCCCGAATACAGCCTCGGGGACTTCGCCTCTCCGAACCTGCCAGCATACGATGAGGTCAAAAATTTGCCCACGTATGAGGAGAGCATGCAGGAGATGCACAGAGACCGGTCCGATGACAACTTGCTGTCGGGAAGCGAGAGGGGAGGTGAGGGCAGGGGGCGAGCGGCCGGACCGAGAGCCGGGGACCAGAGGCGGGATGTCCTGGAGGGGTCGGGACCGCAGCGCAGCCCGAGGACATGTCGGAACTCGGTCTGA